A window of Komagataeibacter medellinensis NBRC 3288 contains these coding sequences:
- a CDS encoding type I restriction-modification system subunit M N-terminal domain-containing protein, translating to MITGTIKTQIDQIWNAFWSGGVSNPLSVIEQLTFLMFIKRLDDLQMGWTASLRHQCAMMEVH from the coding sequence GTGATCACAGGCACAATCAAAACCCAGATCGACCAGATCTGGAACGCGTTCTGGTCCGGCGGGGTCTCCAACCCGCTTTCCGTGATCGAACAGCTCACCTTCCTCATGTTCATCAAGCGGCTCGACGACCTCCAGATGGGGTGGACGGCCTCCCTGCGGCATCAATGTGCCATGATGGAGGTTCACTGA
- a CDS encoding restriction endonuclease subunit S encodes MSWPTATLDSISEVVRGVTFSKADAESDLREGLLPVLRAGNIAETLNIESDLVYVDQGRISEKQRLRPKDIVVCTSSGSASVLGKSAMLGQEWQGSFGAFLATVRTDSHVADPDFVGHYLRSPRFRAWASNSAGIGIKNIRASDLKKIEIPLPPLEEQKRIAGILDQAVELCRLRTRTLDKLNSLGQAIFHEMFGDVAQNSMGFRRGTVGDLAAETQYGTSEKARETGPLPVLRMNNLTYDGRMDLASLKYMDLKASDFAKYTVVAGDMLFNRTNSPDLVGKTAVYRGQSPMAFAGYLVRLRANAEGNTDYISAVLNSAYGKATLRGMCKSIIGMANINAKELCKISLPIPPRQLQDAFSNRLSEVDKERPKFEAAIAESNTLFASLQHRAFRGEL; translated from the coding sequence ATGAGCTGGCCTACAGCAACGCTCGACAGCATCTCCGAGGTGGTTCGAGGAGTTACCTTTAGCAAAGCCGATGCGGAAAGTGATCTGAGAGAAGGACTTTTGCCAGTTTTGCGTGCAGGCAATATCGCCGAAACGCTGAATATTGAGTCAGACCTCGTTTACGTTGATCAAGGGCGCATTTCGGAGAAGCAGAGACTTCGCCCGAAAGACATTGTCGTCTGCACCTCCTCTGGCAGCGCCTCTGTGCTTGGGAAAAGTGCGATGTTGGGGCAAGAGTGGCAGGGTTCATTCGGTGCGTTCCTTGCGACCGTCAGAACTGACTCGCATGTCGCTGATCCTGACTTTGTAGGTCACTACCTTCGGAGCCCCCGCTTTCGGGCATGGGCTAGCAACTCAGCGGGTATTGGCATCAAAAACATCCGAGCTTCTGACCTCAAAAAAATCGAAATCCCTCTCCCGCCACTGGAGGAGCAGAAGCGGATTGCGGGGATACTGGATCAGGCAGTAGAGCTCTGCCGCCTCCGCACCCGCACCCTCGACAAACTAAACTCCCTCGGCCAGGCGATCTTTCATGAGATGTTTGGGGATGTGGCACAGAACTCAATGGGTTTTCGGAGGGGAACCGTCGGCGACCTAGCTGCAGAAACTCAATACGGGACAAGTGAGAAAGCCAGAGAAACTGGGCCGCTTCCAGTACTGCGAATGAATAACCTGACATATGACGGCCGGATGGATCTAGCGTCTCTGAAATACATGGACCTCAAGGCCTCGGACTTTGCAAAATACACGGTTGTCGCAGGCGACATGCTGTTCAACCGCACCAACAGTCCTGACCTGGTGGGAAAAACCGCGGTCTATCGAGGCCAGTCGCCGATGGCCTTTGCAGGTTATCTTGTCCGACTTCGTGCAAATGCGGAGGGGAACACGGACTACATTTCAGCGGTGCTGAATTCGGCTTATGGAAAGGCTACCCTGCGCGGAATGTGCAAAAGCATTATCGGCATGGCCAACATCAATGCTAAAGAGCTGTGCAAAATCTCGCTGCCGATCCCGCCACGCCAATTGCAGGACGCTTTCTCCAACCGACTGTCCGAGGTCGACAAAGAGCGACCCAAGTTCGAAGCGGCAATAGCCGAGAGCAACACCCTCTTCGCCTCCCTCCAACACCGTGCCTTCCGGGGAGAGCTTTGA
- a CDS encoding IS110 family RNA-guided transposase, with amino-acid sequence MKASIIGLDIAKSVFQAHGADAIGKCVFKRKLGRSEVSAFFAKLDPCEVVLEACGSAHYWARVISRIGHDVRLVPPDRVKSFVKKGKKNDAVDAAAICMAATHPDTMCVPIKSEEQQGVLSLHSARALLVKQQTMLSNALRALASEFGLIAPLGTRHLPELMAKIETSADLPAAMKQSAMLLFEHYEKVAQSIDALEVQIRARAKSDDDARRLMTIPGVGPITASLIVASVADIGSFASARHFAAWLGLVPRQHSTGGKTRLGRITKTGNRQIRTLLVLGATAMLHRAHKWDSAAGQWLCELMARRPRRLATVALANKMARIIWALLSRKEIYRPAGVSVSAG; translated from the coding sequence ATGAAAGCTAGCATAATTGGCCTTGATATTGCCAAATCCGTTTTTCAGGCTCATGGGGCTGACGCAATTGGAAAGTGCGTTTTCAAGCGCAAGCTTGGTCGCAGTGAAGTTTCAGCATTTTTTGCAAAACTTGACCCATGTGAAGTTGTTCTGGAAGCCTGCGGGTCAGCTCATTACTGGGCACGGGTGATCAGCAGGATTGGTCATGATGTCAGACTGGTTCCTCCTGATCGGGTCAAATCATTTGTCAAAAAAGGCAAGAAAAATGACGCTGTTGATGCGGCTGCGATCTGCATGGCGGCGACTCATCCTGATACGATGTGTGTTCCGATCAAGAGCGAAGAGCAGCAAGGTGTCTTGTCACTGCATTCTGCCCGCGCTCTTCTGGTCAAACAGCAGACCATGCTGAGTAATGCGTTACGGGCTCTTGCTTCCGAGTTCGGGCTGATAGCCCCTCTGGGCACACGCCATCTGCCAGAACTGATGGCAAAAATAGAGACATCAGCCGACCTGCCTGCTGCCATGAAGCAGAGTGCCATGTTGTTATTTGAGCATTATGAAAAGGTCGCTCAGAGCATTGATGCTTTGGAAGTGCAGATCCGGGCGCGTGCAAAAAGCGATGACGATGCGCGTCGGTTGATGACCATCCCTGGGGTCGGTCCTATAACGGCTTCTCTGATTGTCGCCTCGGTCGCGGATATTGGCTCTTTCGCCTCTGCGCGCCATTTTGCCGCCTGGCTGGGGCTTGTGCCTCGTCAGCATTCTACCGGCGGTAAAACCCGTCTGGGAAGGATTACCAAAACGGGCAATCGGCAGATAAGAACGTTGCTGGTTCTTGGTGCGACGGCCATGCTTCATCGTGCCCATAAGTGGGATAGCGCTGCGGGTCAGTGGCTATGCGAACTCATGGCGCGTCGTCCAAGGCGTCTGGCAACAGTTGCACTTGCCAATAAAATGGCTCGTATCATCTGGGCGTTGTTGTCACGTAAAGAGATCTATCGTCCGGCTGGTGTCAGTGTTTCAGCAGGCTGA
- a CDS encoding DEAD/DEAH box helicase family protein: MSQFSFLSADFPALFKTASKAETHALSDPRGACFWARLTLETALKWLYRTDPALRTGYTDTLAAMIAEPSLEALTGPSIVLKARYIKDQGNRAAHDTGKTLSAYDASACVRELFHVCYWIARTYAKIDRPDPALTFDAGKLEKSLTITASTVAQIQKIEADIKAERKRAADAEEALRTSEEGRAKLDAELAAVRAEMAALRKANSTVQDDHDYGEAETRDNFLDLLLSEAGWPLDQERDREFAVTGMPNQSGDGYVDYVLWGDDGKPLGLVEAKRTKKDSRTGQQQAKLYADCLEKRYGRRPVIFTSNGYEHWIWDDQAYPPRRISGFLKKDELQLLLQRRENISPLAKVDVDPEIAGRHYQQRAIRRVGEAIERDAQRKALLVMATGSGKTRTVIALIDQLMRANRVKRVLFLADRIALVKQAHGAFKAHLSSTPSANLLERHDTRKNDHAGARVCLSTYPTMMGLIEESKGGEKRYGPGHFDLIVIDEAHRSVYRKYRAIFDYFDSLLVGLTATPRDEIDKDTYSLFGLEKGVPTDAYDLDDAVSDGYLVPPTTISVPLKFQRNGIDYDQLTDEEKEAWDAIEWDEDGTERDRVESADLNKWLFNKDTVDKVLEHLMLNGIKVEGGDRLGKTIIFAKNSKHARFIVDRFNEAYPYYKGQFAQLIDYSVSYAQSLIDDFSKADKTPHIAVSVDMLDTGIDVPEVVNLVFFKIVRSKTKFWQMVGRGTRLCPDLLGPGKDKQQFVIFDYCQNLEFFQENLNKTDGPTAKPLGERLFGLRVELIEALADAGEPHEALIKDIKTRLRDEVLGMPLDNFIVRAKRRSVEKFRDPKGWGNLTLDDRLTLIEEVAGLPTAFEDGNLPAKQFDLLLLTTQLELLKQTGASTRLQVRIISFASALESIDNVPLVAKEMELILDIQTDAFWEDITPEILETVRRRLRHLAELIKPMERKVVVTDFEDEIGEGTEVTMPEVGSGVDKARFKMKVRRFIDDHRDHITLIKIRRGEPLTKLDLEELQRILIEQEIANDTLIAGLDEEGGLGRFLRSLTGLDKAAAKEAFSTFVGQHQLNADQTEFLDLVINSLTESGYVDPASFYESPFTDLDDMGIAGVFDRDQAKEIIQIVRTLNDAVAA, from the coding sequence ATGAGCCAGTTCAGTTTTCTGTCAGCAGACTTTCCAGCCCTCTTTAAAACGGCCAGCAAAGCCGAGACACACGCGTTGTCCGACCCGCGAGGAGCTTGCTTCTGGGCGCGGCTGACGCTTGAGACAGCACTGAAATGGCTCTACCGGACCGACCCAGCGCTGCGGACCGGCTACACCGACACGCTGGCTGCGATGATTGCTGAGCCGAGCTTGGAGGCGCTGACCGGCCCCTCCATCGTCCTCAAGGCCCGCTACATCAAGGACCAGGGTAACCGCGCCGCCCATGACACTGGCAAGACACTGAGCGCCTATGATGCCAGCGCCTGTGTACGCGAGTTGTTTCATGTCTGCTACTGGATTGCCCGGACCTATGCCAAGATCGATCGCCCGGACCCGGCGCTGACCTTTGATGCCGGGAAGTTGGAGAAATCGCTGACAATCACCGCCAGCACCGTGGCGCAGATTCAGAAGATTGAAGCGGACATCAAGGCCGAGCGCAAGCGCGCGGCGGACGCCGAGGAAGCCCTTCGTACCTCTGAAGAGGGACGCGCCAAGCTGGATGCGGAGCTAGCCGCCGTGCGGGCGGAGATGGCCGCACTGCGCAAGGCCAACAGCACAGTGCAGGACGACCACGACTACGGTGAGGCCGAGACCCGCGATAACTTCCTCGACCTGCTTCTGAGCGAGGCGGGCTGGCCTCTCGATCAGGAGCGGGACCGGGAGTTCGCCGTGACTGGCATGCCCAACCAGAGCGGTGACGGTTACGTCGACTACGTGCTCTGGGGCGACGACGGGAAGCCTCTGGGTTTGGTCGAGGCCAAGCGGACGAAGAAAGACAGTCGAACGGGGCAGCAGCAGGCGAAGCTCTACGCTGACTGTCTGGAGAAGCGATACGGTCGCCGCCCGGTGATTTTCACCAGTAACGGCTACGAGCACTGGATCTGGGACGACCAAGCCTATCCGCCGCGACGGATCTCGGGTTTTCTGAAGAAGGATGAGTTGCAGCTGCTCTTACAGCGTCGCGAGAACATCAGCCCCTTGGCGAAGGTCGATGTAGACCCGGAGATTGCGGGGCGTCACTACCAGCAGCGGGCCATTCGCCGTGTGGGTGAGGCCATCGAACGCGACGCTCAACGCAAGGCCCTGCTGGTCATGGCCACGGGCAGCGGCAAGACCCGGACCGTCATCGCCCTGATCGACCAGTTGATGCGTGCCAACAGGGTGAAGCGCGTGCTCTTCTTGGCGGACCGGATCGCCTTGGTGAAGCAAGCCCATGGGGCGTTCAAAGCGCATCTGTCCTCGACGCCCTCGGCCAACCTGCTTGAGCGACACGACACCAGGAAGAACGACCACGCCGGAGCGCGCGTCTGCCTGTCGACCTATCCGACCATGATGGGGCTGATCGAGGAGAGCAAGGGCGGCGAAAAGCGTTACGGCCCTGGTCACTTCGACCTAATCGTGATCGATGAGGCGCACCGGTCGGTCTACCGCAAATACCGGGCGATCTTCGATTACTTCGACAGCCTGCTGGTCGGGCTGACTGCGACACCACGCGATGAGATCGACAAGGACACCTATTCCCTGTTCGGGCTCGAGAAAGGCGTGCCAACCGACGCTTACGACCTTGATGATGCCGTGAGCGATGGTTACCTCGTGCCACCGACCACCATCTCCGTGCCGCTGAAGTTCCAGCGCAACGGCATCGACTACGATCAGCTGACCGACGAAGAAAAGGAAGCCTGGGACGCCATCGAGTGGGACGAGGACGGCACAGAGCGGGACCGCGTCGAAAGTGCCGACCTGAACAAGTGGCTTTTCAACAAGGACACGGTCGACAAGGTGCTGGAGCACCTGATGCTCAACGGGATCAAGGTCGAGGGGGGCGACCGGCTGGGCAAGACGATCATCTTCGCCAAGAACAGCAAGCACGCCCGGTTCATCGTCGACCGCTTTAATGAGGCCTATCCGTATTACAAGGGGCAATTCGCCCAGCTGATTGATTACAGCGTCAGCTACGCCCAGTCGCTGATTGACGACTTCTCCAAGGCGGACAAGACCCCACACATCGCGGTTTCGGTCGACATGCTGGATACCGGCATCGACGTGCCCGAGGTCGTGAACCTCGTTTTTTTCAAGATCGTCAGGTCCAAGACCAAGTTCTGGCAGATGGTCGGTCGAGGAACCCGCCTATGTCCCGATCTATTAGGGCCAGGCAAGGACAAGCAGCAGTTCGTCATCTTCGACTACTGCCAGAACCTTGAGTTCTTCCAAGAGAACCTTAACAAGACTGATGGCCCCACAGCTAAGCCGCTAGGCGAGCGATTGTTCGGCTTACGCGTCGAACTGATCGAGGCCTTGGCAGACGCAGGCGAGCCGCACGAGGCGCTAATCAAGGACATCAAAACTCGGCTCCGTGACGAGGTACTTGGCATGCCGCTGGACAACTTCATCGTCCGGGCCAAGCGGCGGAGTGTCGAAAAGTTCCGCGATCCGAAAGGCTGGGGCAACCTGACCCTCGACGACCGACTGACGTTGATCGAGGAGGTCGCCGGGCTGCCAACGGCCTTCGAGGATGGCAACCTGCCCGCAAAGCAGTTTGACCTATTGCTTTTGACTACGCAGCTAGAGCTGCTGAAGCAGACCGGAGCCTCCACCAGGCTCCAGGTGCGAATCATCAGCTTCGCTTCAGCGCTGGAAAGCATTGACAACGTGCCTCTCGTGGCGAAGGAAATGGAGCTGATTCTCGACATTCAGACTGACGCCTTCTGGGAAGACATCACACCGGAGATTCTGGAGACCGTGCGTCGACGCCTTCGACACTTGGCTGAGCTCATCAAGCCTATGGAGCGCAAGGTGGTCGTCACCGACTTCGAGGATGAAATCGGCGAAGGGACCGAGGTCACCATGCCGGAGGTGGGCAGCGGGGTGGACAAGGCGCGCTTTAAGATGAAGGTTCGTCGCTTCATTGACGATCATCGTGACCACATCACCCTAATCAAGATCCGCCGAGGTGAGCCCCTGACCAAGCTGGATCTCGAAGAGCTGCAGCGCATACTAATAGAGCAAGAGATCGCGAATGATACCCTCATCGCTGGCCTCGACGAGGAAGGAGGCCTCGGACGCTTCTTGAGGTCACTGACCGGCCTGGACAAAGCTGCCGCGAAGGAAGCTTTCAGCACATTCGTGGGGCAACATCAATTGAACGCCGACCAAACCGAGTTCCTCGATTTGGTTATCAATAGCCTGACGGAGTCTGGGTATGTCGATCCGGCTAGCTTCTACGAGAGTCCGTTCACCGATCTGGACGACATGGGCATCG
- a CDS encoding HsdM family class I SAM-dependent methyltransferase, which produces MTSGEQCEVLRLNGRPHKTVEERKSEDLGRPIARRIFPEGTDDKGEPYDNLRWSRFKHFEAREMMRIVDEHVFPFLRQLGEEGSSYGTHMKDARLGFSNANLLAKVVQMLDEIPMDDRDTKGDVYEYMLSKIASAGTNGQFRTPRHIIELMVNIMKPQPGDTICDPAAGTCGFLVAAGEYLRDHHPGMLRKKETRDHFHNHMFHGFDFDATMLRIGAMNMTLHGVENADVSYRDSLAEEHGSDAGSYSLILANPPFAGSLDYDTTAKDLLKIVKTKKTELLFMALFLRQLRIGGRAAVVVPDGVLFGSSTAHKDIRKMLVEEHKLDAIIKLPSGVFRPYAGVSCAIVVFTKTGVGGTEGVWFYDMTADGFSLDDKRTPLLDAEKLGVCPAHTLTDEEHTKNNLPDILTRWGDWEAEAARPRTAQSFMVPAEDIIATGSWDLSLKRYKEIEHEEVTHAAPTDIIAELRALEAEIAEGLDRLEGMLG; this is translated from the coding sequence ATGACATCGGGAGAACAATGTGAGGTATTGCGCTTAAACGGCCGTCCACATAAGACGGTCGAGGAACGCAAGTCAGAAGACCTCGGCCGACCCATCGCCCGCCGCATCTTCCCCGAAGGCACCGACGACAAGGGCGAGCCCTACGACAATCTTCGCTGGTCCCGCTTCAAGCATTTCGAAGCCAGAGAGATGATGCGCATCGTGGATGAGCACGTCTTCCCCTTCCTGCGCCAGCTAGGTGAGGAAGGATCGTCCTACGGCACCCACATGAAGGACGCACGGCTTGGTTTCTCCAACGCCAACCTGCTGGCCAAGGTCGTGCAGATGCTCGACGAGATCCCCATGGACGACCGCGACACCAAGGGCGACGTTTACGAATATATGCTGAGCAAGATCGCCAGCGCAGGCACCAACGGCCAGTTCCGCACGCCCCGCCACATCATTGAGCTGATGGTCAACATCATGAAGCCCCAGCCCGGCGACACCATCTGCGACCCGGCGGCGGGCACCTGCGGCTTCCTTGTGGCGGCGGGGGAATACCTGCGCGACCACCATCCGGGGATGTTGCGAAAAAAAGAAACGCGCGACCATTTCCACAATCACATGTTCCATGGCTTCGACTTCGACGCGACCATGCTGCGGATCGGCGCGATGAACATGACCCTGCACGGGGTCGAGAACGCCGATGTCTCCTACCGCGATAGCTTGGCCGAGGAACATGGCAGCGACGCGGGTAGCTATTCCCTGATCCTTGCCAATCCGCCCTTCGCCGGATCGCTCGACTATGACACCACGGCCAAGGACCTTTTGAAGATCGTCAAGACCAAAAAGACCGAACTACTCTTCATGGCGCTCTTCCTGCGGCAGCTGCGGATCGGCGGGCGCGCGGCGGTGGTCGTGCCGGACGGGGTGCTCTTCGGTTCGTCGACCGCTCACAAGGACATTCGCAAGATGCTGGTCGAGGAACACAAGCTCGATGCCATCATCAAGCTGCCCTCAGGTGTCTTCCGCCCTTACGCCGGTGTGTCCTGCGCCATCGTGGTCTTCACCAAGACTGGCGTCGGCGGTACGGAGGGCGTGTGGTTTTACGACATGACGGCGGATGGCTTTAGCCTCGATGACAAACGAACGCCGCTTCTGGACGCCGAAAAGCTCGGCGTCTGCCCAGCACATACGCTGACGGACGAGGAGCATACGAAAAACAACCTGCCCGACATCCTCACCCGCTGGGGCGATTGGGAAGCCGAGGCAGCGCGGCCCCGCACAGCGCAAAGCTTCATGGTGCCTGCTGAGGACATCATCGCCACCGGGTCCTGGGACCTGTCGCTGAAACGCTACAAGGAGATCGAGCACGAGGAGGTCACCCACGCAGCCCCCACTGACATCATCGCCGAGCTACGCGCGCTGGAGGCCGAGATCGCCGAGGGACTGGATCGGCTCGAGGGGATGCTGGGATGA
- a CDS encoding helix-turn-helix domain-containing protein, with product MFVRQECLDPNGLSATNTGQVLGCDFLNERSGTSPEMALRLE from the coding sequence ATGTTTGTTCGCCAAGAGTGCCTTGATCCCAACGGCTTGTCCGCAACCAATACCGGGCAGGTGCTCGGGTGCGACTTCCTGAACGAGCGATCCGGCACTTCGCCGGAGATGGCGCTACGCCTTGAATAA